One genomic region from Clarias gariepinus isolate MV-2021 ecotype Netherlands chromosome 22, CGAR_prim_01v2, whole genome shotgun sequence encodes:
- the tfip11 gene encoding tuftelin-interacting protein 11, with amino-acid sequence MSMSHLYGRRGGDEDEDGVEIEKFEISEWDLANEFNPDRRRHRQTKEEATYGVWAEHDSDDERPSFGGKRAKDYTAPVNFVSGGLRKTAAEEKREQDGSDDSDEDGEAPPPPPPPRAAAPRKLQTGGNFKTSQKIFAGNIRPGQDIGSWEKHTRGIGQKLLQKMGYVPGKGLGKNAQGIVNPIEAKVRKGKGAVGAYGNERTQQSIQDFPVVDSEEEEEMEFQRELGQWRKEPGAVKKKPKYSFKTVEELKAHGKISNKSMSQPAGELAQVKVIDMTGREQKVYYSYSQMSQKHSIPEEAPMTASAREQKTSSFTLPELEHNLKLLIELTEQDILQSSRRLQHERDTVVSLRHESTTLQTRLSEESEAVERLEQVLEMVERLETAGEGGSLPLSLEECVQVFQQMQTHFYNEYKSMGLADLAVSAVHPLLNEKLRNWDPLKDCSYGFEEVGQWRAILENTQLQHSVPDTNHMDPYHRLIWEVWVPVLRNCVAKWQPRNVGPMVDLVDCWAPVLPLWILDYVLEQLIFPRLQKEVDNWNPLTDTVPIHSWIHPWLPQMQMRLEPLYSPIRNKLANALQRWHPSDTSARLILQPWKDVFTPGAWEAFMVKNIVPKLALCLGELVVNPHQQLIDPFNWVMDWEGMLSLSSMVGLLEKHFFNKWLQVLCSWLSNNPNYEEITKWYLGWKGMLSEQLLSHPLIKEKLNEALDIMNRAVASGIGGYMQPGAKENIAYLTQTERRKDFQYEPPAPPQREIESSIPRLPVSGPVSAAVPTNFKDLIQAKAEENGIVFMPIVGKRHMGKQLYTFGRIIIYVERGVVFVQGKKTWVPTSLQSLIDMAK; translated from the exons AGCAAAAGATTACACAGCTCCTGTGAACTTTGTAAGTGGTGGTTTGAGGAAGACTGCGGCTGAGGAGAAAAGGGAGCAGGATGGCTCAGATGACTCTGATGAGGATGGAGaagcaccaccaccaccaccaccaccccgtGCTGCTGCACCAAGAAAGCTGCAAACG GGTGGGAATTTTAAAACCTCCCAGAAGATATTTGCAGGCAATATTCGACCCGGGCAGGACATTGGTAGCTGGGAGAAACACACGAGAGGCATTGGCCAGAAGCTCCTACAGAAGATGGGCTATGTACCGGGCAAAGGCcttggaaaaaatgcacaag GTATTGTAAACCCTATTGAGGCTAAAGTGCGCAAGGGAAAAGGGGCAGTGGGAGCGTATGGGAATGAGAGGACCCAGCAGTCAATTCAGGACTTTCCAGTGGTAGATtcggaggaagaagaggagatg GAGTTCCAGAGGGAATTGGGGCAGTGGCGGAAAGAACCTGGAGCAGTAAAGAAAAAGCCTAAATACTCCTTTAAAACTGTGGAGGAACTGAAAGCTCATGGAAAAATCTCCAACAAGAGCATGAGCCAACCAGCTGGAGAACTTGCACAAGTCAAG gtgaTAGATATGACAGGCCGGGAGCAGAAGGTCTACTACAGCTACAGCCAGATGAGTCAAAAGCACAGCATTCCCGAGGAGGCTCCTATGACTGCAAGTGCACGGGAGCAGAAGACCTCCAGTTTCACTCTGCCTGAACTCGAACACAACCTTAAACTACTCATCGAGCTCACTGAACAGGATATTTTACAG AGCTCTCGGCGTTTGCAGCATGAGAGGGATACGGTGGTGTCTCTGAGGCACGAGAGCACGACCCTGCAGACTCGGTTAAGCGAGGAGAGTGAGGCAGTGGAGCGTCTTGAGCAGGTGCTGGAGATGGTTGAGAGGTTGGAGACAGCTGGGGAAGGAGGTAGCCTTCCACTTTCTCTTGAAGAGTGTGTCCAGGTTTTCCAGCAAATGCAGACGCACTTCTACAACGAGTACAAGAGCATGGGGCTCGCCGATCTTGCGGTGTCTGCGGTGCATCCACTACTGAATGAGAAACTCAGAAACTGGGACCCATTGAAG GACTGTTCATATGGTTTCGAGGAGGTAGGGCAGTGGAGAGCTATTCTAGAGAATACACAACTTCAACATAGTGTACCTGACACAAATCACATGGACCCATACCACAG GTTGATTTGGGAGGTGTGGGTTCCTGTGCTGAGGAACTGTGTGGCAAAATGGCAGCCCAGAAATGTTGGTCCTATGGTGGACCTTGTGGACTGCTGGGCTCCTGTGCTACCCCTCTGGATTCTCGACTATGTGCTGGAGCAGCTCATCTTCCCACGCTTACAGAAAGAG GTGGATAACTGGAACCCACTGACAGACACGGTGCCCATCCACTCATGGATTCATCCATGGTTGCCTCAGATGCAGATGCGTCTAGAGCCCCTGTACTCACCTATACGCAACAAGCTGGCAAATGCCCTGCAGCGTTGGCACCCCAGTGACACTTCAGCCAGACTTATCCTGCAGCCTTGGAAAGACGTCTTCACACCTGGAGCCTGGGAGGCCTTCATGGTCAAAAACATTGTCCCTAAACTAG CTCTGTGTCTAGGGGAGCTGGTGGTGAACCCACATCAGCAGCTGATCGACCCATTCAACTGGGTGATGGACTGGGAGGGCATGTTGTCTCTCTCCAGTATGGTGGGATTGCTTGAGAAGCACTTTTTTAACAAATGGCTACAA GTGTTGTGCTCTTGGTTGAGTAACAATCCTAACTATGAGGAAATCACTAAGTGGTATCTGGGTTGGAAGGGCATGCTGTCAGAGCAACTGCTTAGTCACCCTCTAATTAAAGAGAAGCTGAACGAGGCCTTGGACATAATGAACAGAGCTGTAGCCTCTGGAATAG GTGGCTATATGCAGCCCGGAGCAAAGGAAAACATTGCGTACTTGACCCAGACCGAGAGAAGGAAAGATTTCCAGTATGAgccaccagcaccaccacagCGCGAGATCGAGAGCAGCATTCCACGCCTGCCCGTCAGTGGCCCTGTCTCAGCTGCTGTACCCACCAACTTCAAAGACCTGATTCAGGCCAAAGCAGAAGAGAATGGCATTGTCTTCATGCCCATAGTGGGCAAGCGGCACATGGGCAAGCAGCTGTACACGTTTGGCCGGATTATTATCTATGTGGAGCGGGGTGTTGTGTTTGTCCAGGGGAAAAAGACCTGGGTTCCTACTTCACTACAGAGTCTTATTGATATGGCCAAATAA